Below is a genomic region from Rhodohalobacter sp. 614A.
ATTAGTTGGTTTCTTTTTCTTGCAGTGATGCTTCAAATCATCGATTATATGGGAAACCATATATTGTGGGAAAATACAAATGCCACCCGCGTTGTATCGGGGTTTATTCTTGGAATAGCGGTGGCGATTTTTTTATCGGATTTATTCAGAACCAAAAATAAAAAGGCGTAATCATGAACGAGGACGAAAATAATCAACCATTATCATTTAGTGACTATTTGCCATCTGTAGGAATTGTCGGGGCCATTTTTAGTCTGGTCAGTTTTGTAATCGGGCTATTTTTTGGATATCAACAGATTAATGCCGAACCAACCGGTTCATTCTTTTCTCCGATGATGCTGAGCGGAACGGTTGTATGCCTGGTATCTGCTTTTGCCGGTATGATTGCCGTCTGGCATTTCACCAAAGAGGTAACCCCATATTTAACGTTAGGCCAGGGTGCGCTCATCGGATTTTTAACAGGGGCTGTTATCGTAATTGTGAGTGTTTTCCTGAATGAACTTTGGATCATGGTTTTTGACCCTGAATACACAACCAAAATAATGGATGCCACCATAGCGAATATTGAAGCCATGGAAATGCCCGAAGAGAGCAAACAGCAAATGATAGACGCAATGGCTGATTCGATGGGTACAAGCCAGTCTTTCTGGCGGCAAATATTCTGGGGCGTTCCCGTTACGGGACTGATGAATTTAATTACCGCCCTCATTGGTGTAAAAATATTTGGCGAGAAGAAAGAAGAGACATTTTAATCAGCAGTAATGAATCAACCATCTGAAGATTTTACATTTACTCCCACGGTCATCCATTCATGGGCAGAACGAAATGGTTTTGCTCACTGGGTTATTGCTCTTATCTGGCTCGTTGTGGTTCTGATTCTATTCCAGATTGTGGCGGGAATTGTTTTCATCGGTTTGGTGATGGTAACCGGTGGCAATATTGATCCTGCTAATGCGATGGGGTCTCTGACGCAGCATATCGATCTGCTTTTTATCGGCAATTCAGTCGGGCAGATTCTGTTCTTGGGGTTGGCTACATTTGTCATTGTCCGGCTACATACCGGTGGGGAAAGCAAAAGAGCATTTTTACGAATTCAATGGAATAACCAGGTTGTACAATACCTGTTGCTGGGAGCGTTGCTAATCATTGTTATACAACCGCTTATAATCTATTTGGGATATCTGAATTCATTACTCCCCATTCCGGATGCCTTTAGCGATTTACAGGTTTCTCAGTACGAAATGATTGAGGATTTTCTGAATACGGATGGAATTGTCTGGTTCGGTCTTCTCAACATCGCCTTGATTCCGGCCATTTGCGAAGAGATCCTTTTTCGCGGATATGTTTTTCGCGCCTTCGAAAAAAGTTGGGGTGCCATTGTTGCGGTTTGCGTATCCGGTTTAATCTTCGGTTTGTTTCATATTCAGCTGGGAAATGTATTTCCATTAGCCACTTTGGGAATCATTCTTGCACTGATGACCTGGCTCAGTGGAACGATTTGGCCCGCAATTATTGCTCATTTTATAAACAACGGTGCGGCCGTTTTGGTTGGATCACAATTTCCCGAATTGCTTTTTGAGGAGGTGACCTACGAAACGCTGCCCCCGTTCTGGGTGCTGGGATTAAGCATCTTTTTTACAGTATTAATCATTTACTGGATGTTTCAAAAGTCAGTACAATTAAAATAAATATTCAGGTTCATGTTACGAGGTTCAGAACCTAACAAAATTAATAACTGGGTGTGCGTACTTGAGAGGGGTACGGAGTACGAGGTGGAGCTTGCGAAGAATTATCTCTCTAATCTGAAGATACCATCAAATATTCTGTCAAAAAGAGACTCTTCCTACAGTTTGAATTTTGGCGAGATGTCGATGGTTTACCTGTATGTGCCCAAAGAATTCGAAGCCAAGGCAAGGAAAGCACTTGCAGAGCTCGATAGTCAAGAGGATGAATTTGATTTCGATCCAAATGAGGACGAAGAAGATTGAGTGAATTAACAAAAAGAGTATTATTTGCTGTACCGGGTGCTGCCGTCATGTTAATCATTACATGGATTGGTGGCCTCGCCTTTGAAATTCTTTTCGGACTCATCACCATTCTTACTATTTGGGAGATCCATCGCATTTTAAGGCACACACACGACAGAGATCTGTTTCCACTATCTTTTCTGGTTGCAATACTTGTATGGTTTTTCTCGGATTTTCCAATGTGGGCGGTGTACATGGTTTCCGGAATTGGGATTTTGGTTTCACTCTTGGCATTTGTCTATGGTCGCCATGAGTTTCCGAGGCGGTGGTTCGCCACACTTTTCAGTGGAATTTATGCTCCGACCGGTTTTTTGATGATTGTTTTTATTCGAGATTTAATGCCGGGCTCA
It encodes:
- a CDS encoding DUF4199 domain-containing protein, which translates into the protein MNEDENNQPLSFSDYLPSVGIVGAIFSLVSFVIGLFFGYQQINAEPTGSFFSPMMLSGTVVCLVSAFAGMIAVWHFTKEVTPYLTLGQGALIGFLTGAVIVIVSVFLNELWIMVFDPEYTTKIMDATIANIEAMEMPEESKQQMIDAMADSMGTSQSFWRQIFWGVPVTGLMNLITALIGVKIFGEKKEETF
- a CDS encoding CPBP family intramembrane glutamic endopeptidase, encoding MNQPSEDFTFTPTVIHSWAERNGFAHWVIALIWLVVVLILFQIVAGIVFIGLVMVTGGNIDPANAMGSLTQHIDLLFIGNSVGQILFLGLATFVIVRLHTGGESKRAFLRIQWNNQVVQYLLLGALLIIVIQPLIIYLGYLNSLLPIPDAFSDLQVSQYEMIEDFLNTDGIVWFGLLNIALIPAICEEILFRGYVFRAFEKSWGAIVAVCVSGLIFGLFHIQLGNVFPLATLGIILALMTWLSGTIWPAIIAHFINNGAAVLVGSQFPELLFEEVTYETLPPFWVLGLSIFFTVLIIYWMFQKSVQLK
- a CDS encoding DUF2007 domain-containing protein, whose translation is MLRGSEPNKINNWVCVLERGTEYEVELAKNYLSNLKIPSNILSKRDSSYSLNFGEMSMVYLYVPKEFEAKARKALAELDSQEDEFDFDPNEDEED